The following nucleotide sequence is from Sparus aurata chromosome 22, fSpaAur1.1, whole genome shotgun sequence.
CCTTATTAAGTAGGCCACTAATTCACTGGCGTTTCTTCGCCATAATGTTTGGGCTACTTTTAGTCGTAGATTCCTTCCGAAAAGGACATGAGTCATAGCTTCATGGTCCTTTGATAGCTGTGTGAACAGACAGACAATGCACAAAGGGAATTCAAATTAAGATTATTGAATTTGCAGCATAAAAGAGCACTAGTTTTAACTGTGACACTCACCTCTGTAAAGTCGCTGTACTTGGAGCTGGCCCCTGCCATCTTGGAGGCCTCTGCAGAGTTCACAGGGAGCCCACAGTTGTCATTGTAGTACATGCCCCGCACATCATCGGAGCACGTCAGCTCATTTTCTTTGTTGGCCATGCCGCGGTCACTGGCACGGCCTACATCTGATGTTTTGCGGTGCAGCTTCGAGCCCACCTCCGCCACTGGACAACCCTTCCTCTTCGCAGATGTCAGTCGCTTCGCTTTGCCTGGGTTTTGTGCTCCGTAGTGGACTTGAAATCTGCCGAGTGGAAAGTCAACACGATCAGATTCGAAGCCGTATTTGTTTGGAAAACCATTCAAATAAAAAGCCACAGAGATGGTGAGAATGCTTATGGAAAGGTGCCTTAATGCTCCAGTGACTGAGTGGGATGATCTGTGGAACACCGATAATGAGAGTGATCATAATAAGATGAATCCCACAGGTGTGGATCAGAGACTCACCTTTCTTTATCTAATTCTTCCTTATTTCTAATATCCACCTAAAACAAAAGGATAAGGGATGAGGCCACTACAACTACAATACCACTGAACTGTACTTCACAGTCACCAGGATATAACAGACAAGTGGACCACTATTTACACAATAAGCCGTCGTGTTTGCTTTCATATCACCATACCTGCTTCATGTTCTTTTCAGCAGAAAGGTGCAGGCAGGTTCGCAGAATGCCATTGGATTTATCCCGGTTGATGTTAAAGACTTCCCGTTACCGGACATGCTAGACAGGCCATGCTTACCAGCTGCCACAACACGGGAAACTGTTGGACAAACAATTGTGGAACAGTTATTGGTGAATCTGTCTCAGTTGCAAGAGTCACAGTCAATTGTCATGGCCTAACAACTTACGGGTTGGCTAGCTGGACACCCAACATGCGGTCTAAAATTGCAGCAGTGTGTCTAAAACGACCAAAAGCGAAGCATTCAAATGagataaacaacacaaaaaaggcTAAGTTTGACTTATAAAGGCGTTGGCCCCCGCTGTAAAAGCACTGACGTTAGCTAGGTGAGCTGCAACAAGTCACAAATGTTGCTCTACATTAGACACAAGTTAAGGCAGCGTGCTTTCttaaaaacaagacaacagaTGTTTGTAGGAGAGCAATGCCGCGTTTCATTACGCACCTGGGCTAAAAGTTAGCTTATGTTCCAAGCTAGCGCAGAGCTACCGTTAGCTCTGACGCTAGCTCACAGCTCAACTATCAAGGATACACGGAGACGTTGAAAGTGAGTATCTGGGCCGCTAGTAGCGAGctaacgctaacgttagctagctagccttcCCAAACTCAGACAACATATGGCTTCAAAGATGACAGTTCGTAGATTACTTTCACCACCGAAACATTAAAGTTGAAAACCAACCGGGTCATTCTGTGGGGTGTCACGAAGTCTCGCCAGGTATGCAAATCCAAAACGTGAAAAACTGGTTAAACTTCACAGCTGCTCCTCTGTAGTGTAGGTTCGCTAGCGTTTAACAGTTTTACCATTCAAATGAATACACCGCCGGTGTGTGGGGATTGTGGGATTgattttggaaaagaaatgCTGAAGACTTAGCGACGCCTGCTGGACATTAAGGAGCAAAGTTAAACCCTAATGTTGCTATGGCGCCGCCCAGTGCCATGTAGTCTTTActgcaggaggaaggaggaggaggagtaagaagaagaggaagaaaaggaagaggaagaagaaaaggaagaagaagaagaagaagaggaggagtaataaggagaagaagaggaagaagaagatgaggaggaagaagaagaagaagaacaggaagatgatgaagaagaggaagaagaagaaaggaagaggacaaagaagaggaagaagaagaaaagagagaagaagaggcatactaaaagggaaaagaagaataagaggaagaagaagataaagaaaaggaagaagaagaggaggagtaagaagaagaagaagagaaggaagaagaagagaagtaagaagaagaagaagaagaggaagaagaagaagaagaggagaagtaagaagaagaaaaggaagaagaagaagaaaaggaagaggatgaagaagaggaagaagaagatgaggaataggatgaagaagaggaagaagaagaaaagagagaagaaaagagagaagaaaaggaacactaaaagggaaaagaagaaggagaagatgtTTTTACAGATTGTTTAGATTACTACTGCCTTTTGGAAGCTTGAGAATTTTTTCCCTACTGATCAAAAAAAGTCTTATCGAGCTAATGATAACACAATTTATGTGTTCATTATATTTTCTATTATCATTCTATTTGTCATACtaatgcagtggagtaaaaaagtacaacatttgcctCTGAAATATGGTGAAGTAGTAAAGTAGAGTCGCAGTAGAAAGTGATAGAAAGTTTTCTCAAACAAACCCCTCAAAATtcctaaaatattttttttgagaatgtaatatatatttaaatgtatcaaTTTCTATGATCGTGTGATCTCGTGTTTGACCTGTTGAATGAGATAGATAAATTAATAGTCATATTGCATATGAGTTATGCATACAACTATTTCCAGCCATTCTGGACTTATAAGACACAGataattgattaaaaaacaatagACCTAACACTGATATCATTTAAATCTGATATGAAAAATCATACAAAGGCTCTTTGAAAGAACATCCTGTTGTTTTTCAGGCTTTAGAGGCAAAGTTGGCAAATTTAAACTTATCCTCATCAACCAACCAGtcaaatgtgtaaatgtatgtacGGCAGAAGATCTCAAGGCCATTTCATGAAGAAATGAAGCTACATTCCCCTTCGTTCCCCTGAATGCTTTTAAATCTGGAATAAGCCAGCTGCATTTTATGATTCAATGCCATGGTTTTTATTATGATTTAtctgaaatagaataaaatattaaaaaaactacCCTTTTTCATAAAGATATTGTGCTGCAGCGAGGAGTCGAATTTCAGAATGATCCAAGTTAATGTAACCAGCCACCATCTTGACTTATACCTTCCTCTTTGTCCTCAAAACACTCCTCAGAAGAAAGCAGTCGCTGTCATTATAGTGAATAACCACTCTACATCTTTAGTCTTGTGTATAATAGCTTCCTGACCTCCTGTAGAAGACCGGTTAGAGCAAAAcatataaaatgaatgaaataaatcaacattGAGACAGTGTTGCATAACTTAACATTTTTGGAAGAAGAGTGgcagcagaaaagaaaagtgcagGAGTAGGGCCAGGGCTGTAAACCTTGAATGATAATCTTACGACGACGTTAGGATTTAAATTGACCTCGGGTGTACCTGCCTTTACAACCCCACCTGCTTATTGTCACACACGCAAAATTGAATCTCTGCTGTTGACATAAGTTTTTCCATTCAAATCGTTCATTCTTTTCGTGCCTCACAATTGAATCATTCAGTCCTTTGGTCACGATACATAACCCTGAGCAGTGTTCCGTCACGAAAAGGAAACAGAATCACGGGTTACAGAAGAGACGGAGCCGAGATAACGACATATTTTAATCACCTCCGATGTGCTCCGCTCTGTCTTGCTTTCCCTGAAACAACGAaaagataaagaataaaaatgcGGGATGACATGAGTTTATCTGTTTACATGGAAAAATGACCACAGATCTGTTGCGTATTCCACTTCAGAGTTCATTAGAGAGCGTTCTTGTACAAGTAGTGTATGTCTCACAGTATTAGACATTAGCTTCAACCCGCTATGATACAGtactcttctcttctttttctcaccACCCAACCATTCAATGAATTGTTCAAACAATATCTAAACTGTTTATGAGAGTGAGTGCGTAACAAAAACcttctgtttcttctcattTGTACATGTGGCACAAAATAATCGAATGGATAACATTCATTTTTGCGAAGCTGGACAAAACTGGCTATCCGAAGgtgaatttgatttattttgtttagtttgaGTTCAGTCTGCTGtagctgtattttgttttggaaatattcagtcAGGTCTCATTCACAGCTTTCTGGCCCCTGATAGAACACACCTGCTCGGCCACGCACCGTCGCAAAATGGATTATGTGAAGACTTTTGCTCATGCAAGTCCTCCACGTGCCGTATGCAGAGCATACATGAGCATACGCACATGAATACAAGTGtatgacatttttctttaatttatctGATTCTCAGTAATAAACAATACTGGCAGCAGCgcacatgacaaaacaaatgacaaaaacatttgtcattatttttctcatatctGTTCAACCTTTgatgagagttgcacatgtACATTACTTAACGGGCAGGgggtagccaatcagaggcagagtaagGCAGGTCATACAGAGCagggtagtgtgatctaaaataactcCACTACACAGCTGCAGTACAGCCATATGtgttttataatatatatataaacatgtaaCGCCTGTTACATAGTGACTCACATAAGTTATGGAAGTGTTGACTCCAAATCAGGCGTTTCAGGCCGTGCaggagtgttttctgtgggagagagtaaCTCTCTTTGGTGTGGATTTTGGTTTTTCACTTTCCGGACCTTTTACAGGCACAGCAATGCTTcataacacaataaagaaaAGGCAAAACCCAAAAGCGCaaaatatgacctctttaaagaGGCTTAAAACAGACCTCGCCTCGGATGAACTGAAGTTCTCTAAGGACAGAATGTTGTCTATCACCACAGACGTCAGCTACACACCCATGATCACGCACTTGAGCATCTCTTTCACAATATCTTTTATTTCAGAAGGGTGGGTGAGTGGTTTTGGCAGCTCTGTTGAGTTACAAAGATGGGAAAATTTTCCTGGCCCATCTGAAACTGTGCGGGCAACATAAATGCCAAAAAATACAAAGCAACTGTGAGCTTCATCGCTATCCTGATGGAAGCTGAAACTCCATGAGATGAGATTGTCTTGAGTGGTCATTGAAAGgatggatgaaaatgaaaacaatgtgaatCACTCACTGCGGTTGGCGCTGTCACCACCTCTAAACTTAATTCAGAATTTTGGGAAGGCAATGGAAACAGCATGCTTCGCAATTACAAGCAAACCACTGAAAAATAGGATTTTCTAAGgtgttaatgcatttttttcaaattgtagAGTCTACGCCAAAGCACAGAGAAGGACTTTATAGTGGTCCAACACCATATTAAAAGATTTTATGTTCCTTTATTTTGGCATTTACCTGCAATTACCTTTAGTCAAATCATGGCTGTCTCCCCAGACAGccacaaaaattaaaatgccTGGCGGCTGTTTCTATTTGTCATGTCCAAGAAGCTGAGTGCAGCTGCAAGTACCAACCTAAACATACCAACTCGTGCAGATACACGTggggaaacaaatgaaaataaatgaaaatgaaacatccCCCccagaaaagaaatgtttcagTGGTTTAATGGAAGGATAAGTTGATTTTGGTAACTCTGTGGTAAATACTGTTGTTCAGTGGCAGGCTTAAAAACTTTAATTACATTCTACCCACCATCCAATCTGGGACGGCAGTGTTTTTATAGGCATGTTGCTAAATATTCAGACAGTTAATGGTGCAGCAGTACAGGTCAAATACAGATCAGCAGGATTCAGAGCGTGcaagcagctctgtgaggctgcacttGGGAAtagtggtgctttgagctaaatgttaATATCAGAATCcaaacatgctcacaatgacaatgataACGTGCAAATTTGATGCTGATCTCGGTCACAGTCTGAGTTTATTGTTACCATGCTaccatttgctaattagcaccgGCATAGGTTGGTTAaaactgaggctgatgggaatgtgaTTTTGCagatatttattgatttatctaTGGTCTAATACATTTTTGACCTGATCATGCTGCTAGAAGATAAGTTAGAGGATCACCAAGTTATCACAATGCATACTGAGGAAAACATGGATTCCTTTGCTAATTTTGTGATGATCCATCCAGTGGCTGATATTTTAGTCAGCTCCAaaattccattccattccatCTCTAGAGCCATgcaataatgacaaaaaatgtaGAAAACCTTCTTGGTAACCTGCAGATGTGCTATTATGTCACCTGAAACACGACGGGAGATATCCTGCCTGATTCgttttgtcacaaaaacatgtaaaattatCCTGAGGTGTCTTTAAGATTATCCAGTTATgccacacttacaaatgttcaaatgtAGTCTCACACTTCGGTCACCCGCCTCCATCCCCACCACCATCCACTTCACCTCATGggatgaaagtcaggtcataaacggtgtgatgtgaacatgatgtgacacCTTTAgtagaaatgtcaatacagTATGTAAGTACAAATGTGCACATAGCTGGTCTGTGGTTTTTCTCATATCAGCCACAGTCTGTCATTCAAGGTATTTAAAGGGGTGCTATGTAGTtttcaaactcagattttttaatatttacatcatCAATggggtaataatacaaacttaaaggtacttattttttccataactgaataaacaagctgttctcagaggaaaataaggtgtttgaaggtagaaaggtggcagggtccgccacatataaacaaagtgaaactgtCTTTgcgttttcctttaaggtcagtttgtttattcagtcatgaaatcaAATCGAGTTTCTCTATTCATTCGTTTAGCTATAAAAAgttaatgaagatctttcttttctgattaaaatttcataGTGCACTTTAAACCCAAATTTTATGGATATAGCGCGTTATTGTCAATGCACAGTGTTTGTAACTCTCACCACACCAACACTGCAATCACACAATGTAAACTCTCATAAAGTCATAAACCATCTttagaaaacacacataatGGAATCCATCCAAGTGTTCATGATATTGTGTCCACCCCTTGTGTACTTCACAGTGGTGGTTCTGTAACATATAGCAGCAGGGCAGTCTCCTGAGCACATGCTAGCCATTACAGAGTGCATCATTTTGCCTTGAAACAAATCAGCATACAGATGTTTCATCTTAGAAGTTGAGACAGATTTAATTATCATAACTGAGTTATGCAATTTTCTCAGTTTAACCCTCAGCATGTTAGGAGGGGC
It contains:
- the katnbl1 gene encoding KATNB1-like protein 1 isoform X2 produces the protein MKQVDIRNKEELDKERFQVHYGAQNPGKAKRLTSAKRKGCPVAEVGSKLHRKTSDVGRASDRGMANKENELTCSDDVRGMYYNDNCGLPVNSAEASKMAGASSKYSDFTELSKDHEAMTHVLFGRNLRLKVAQTLWRRNASELVAYLISLQTEAPCLSLGCCVDLMPQVKVILASKYEEQLNVGLHWVQSVIKKWWPELSKNEKRLRDSRSEDRNIEVMKQRLKDLWKDGARLCLVPGSTGELAKAIEAYLSQLP
- the katnbl1 gene encoding KATNB1-like protein 1 isoform X1, translating into MKQVDIRNKEELDKERFQVHYGAQNPGKAKRLTSAKRKGCPVAEVGSKLHRKTSDVGRASDRGMANKENELTCSDDVRGMYYNDNCGLPVNSAEASKMAGASSKYSDFTELSKDHEAMTHVLFGRNLRLKVAQTLWRRNASELVAYLIRIQDTGVLLDCLPVLTNDLQTEAPCLSLGCCVDLMPQVKVILASKYEEQLNVGLHWVQSVIKKWWPELSKNEKRLRDSRSEDRNIEVMKQRLKDLWKDGARLCLVPGSTGELAKAIEAYLSQLP